The proteins below are encoded in one region of Polypterus senegalus isolate Bchr_013 chromosome 2, ASM1683550v1, whole genome shotgun sequence:
- the cyyr1 gene encoding cysteine and tyrosine-rich protein 1 translates to MARQLLPLLPIVFCCCLGRCQALCDDCSAYCCDGVPPFCCSYYAYIGNVLSGTAIAGIVFGIVFLMGVIAGVAICICMCMKNGRGSRVGVFRGRPMHISTISSYPVAPPPYSYEFEMDSQTDLPPPYTPTPPRTVPFPPPPPYPGYSRK, encoded by the exons ATGGCCAGACAACTTCTGCCGCTGTTGCCGATCGTGTTTTGCTGTTGCCTCG GACGCTGCCAGGCCTTGTGTGACGACTGTTCTGCTTACTGCTGTGACGGTGTGCCACCTTTCTGCTGCTCATACTATGCCTACATCGGAAACGTGCTCTC ggGTACCGCAATTGCTGGCATCGTCTTTGGCATTGTCTTCTTGATGGGTGTCATTGCAGGTGTGGCCATCTGCATCTGCATGTGTATGAAGAATGGGCGTGGCTCCCGAGTGGGCGTGTTCAGGGGCAGGCCTATGCATATCAGCACCATCAGCAGCTACCCAG TGGCGCCGCCTCCATACAGCTATGAATTTGAGATGGACTCGCAGACTGACCTGCCGCCTCCTTACACGCCCACCCCTCCCAGGACGGTGCCGTTCCCTCCTCCCCCGCCGTATCCCGGATACTCCAGGAAGTGA